The Nocardia vinacea genome contains the following window.
GCCGAACAGCGCCTCGCGGAGGAAGGCATCGGCGGCGACATCTACCTGTTCAAGAACAACACCGACTCCGCGGGCAACTCCTACGGCTGCCACGAGAACTTCCTCGTCGTGCGGGCCGGCGAGTTCTCCCGGATCTCGGACGTGCTGTTGCCGTTCCTGGTCACGCGCCAGCTGATCTGCGGTGCGGGCAAGGTGCTGCAGACGCCGAAAGCGGCCACGTTCTGCCTGTCCCAGCGTGCCGAGCACATCTGGGAGGGCGTCTCCTCGGCGACCACCCGCTCGCGCCCGATCATCAACACCCGCGACGAGCCGCACGCCGACGCGGAGAAGTACCGGCGCCTGCACGTGATCGTCGGCGACTCGAATATGTCCGAGACCACCACCATGCTGAAGGTCGGCACGGCGGCGCTGGTGCTGGAGATGATCGAGGCGGGCGTCTCGTTCCGCGATTTCGCCCTGGACAACCCGATCCGCGCCATCCGCGAGGTCAGCCACGACCTGACCGGTCGCCGTCCGGTCCGGCTCGCCGGCGGACGCCAGGCCAGCGCACTCGACATCCAGCGTGAGTACTACGCCCGCGCCGTCGAGCACCTGCGCAACCGCGACCGTGACCCCAATATCGACCAGGTCGTCGATCTGTGGGGCCGCACCCTGGACGCGGTCGAGGCACAGGACTTCGCCAAGGTCGACACGGAGGTCGACTGGGTGATCAAGCGCAAGCTCTTCCAGCGCTACCAGGACCGCTACGGCATGGAACTGTCCGATCCCAAGATCGCCCAGCTCGACCTGGCCTACCACGACATCAAGCGCGGCCGCGGCGTCTTCGACCTGCTGCAGCGCAAAGGTCTGGCCAAGCGCGTCACCGAGGACGAGGCCGTCGACGCCGCCGTGGACACCCCGCCGCAGACCACCCGCGCCAAACTGCGTGGCGATTTCATCACCGCCGCCCAGGAAGCGGGCCGTGACTTCACCGTCGACTGGGTGCATCTCAAGCTCAACGACCAGGCCCAGCGCACGGTCTTGTGCAAGGACCCGTTCCGCTCGGTGGACGAGCGGGTCGATCGGCTGATCGCCTCGATGTAGCCGCTTCCGCCGCCCAGCCCGTCCGAGGGGCAGCGTGCCGCAGTCGGTGGATTAGGCCGCGTCTGTGTCCTCGCAGACCTACCCGGTGCCTCGCACATGTTGTGACTTCTGCGAGGAGGCCGATGGGTGTGCGAGGACGAAGGTGAGCGTGGGCTTGCGGCTAGTTCTCGGCGAGGTAGCGCTCGATGGTCTCGACCTTGGCGGACATCGCGTCGGTCACGCCCGGGCGGATGTCGGCTTTCAGGACCAAGCTGCAACGGGGTGCGACCGCGAGTATGGCATCCGTGGCGTCCTTGACCACGGCCATGACCTCGTCCCATTCGCCTTCGATCGTGGTGAACATGGCATCGGTGCGATTGGGCAGACCGCTGGCGCGCACGATGCGGACGGCTTCGGCGACGGCTCGGCCGACGTCGACGCCCTCGCCGAGCGGTGTGACTGAGAACGCGATGATCATGGTTCCATGATGGCCGCGCGCGAAGCGGAATGCGGTGAATCGCGCGCCGACGCGCGGTCGCGGCGGGTGGCCGATTACCCTGTGTCGAGTGGCGATATCCAAGGTCGAGCGGCTGATGAATCTGGTCATCGCGCTGCTGTCGACCCGGCAATTCCTGACCGCGGAGCGGATTCGGGACAGCGTCGCGGGGTACGAGGATTCGGCCAGCGACGAGGCGTTCAGTCGAATGTTCGAGCGCGATAAGAACGAGCTGCGTGACCTGGGGATTCCCTTGGAGGTCGGGCAGGTCAGCCGATATTCGACGGTGGAGGGCTATCGGATCAACCGTGACGCCTACGAACTACCCGATATCGATCTGACCAGCGAGGAAGCGGCGGCAGTCGCGGTCGCGGTGCAGATGTGGGAGTCGCCGGAGCTGGCGGCCGCGGCCGAGGGCGCGCTGTTGAAATTACGTGCGGCCGGGATCCACGTCGAGACCGATGCCGCGGTGGCCTCGGTGCCCGCGGTCCCCGCGCGCACCCGTGGCTCGGATGCGGTGCTCGGCAAGCTGCTGGCCGCGGTCGATGCTGGTCAGGCGGTGCGGTTCGAACATCGGGGTGCGATCAACGAGCCGTATGTCATGCGTGATGTGGAGCCGTGGGGCGTAGTCACCCACAACGGCCGCTGGTATCTGGTCGGGCACGATCGGAACCGGGATGCGGTCCGCAGCTTCCGGCTATCGCGCATCGGCGACGATGTGACCGCCTACGGCCCACCCAATTCGGTCGGCAAGCCCGAGGGCGTGGATCTGCGTGAGATCGTCGGCACCGTCACCGGCAGCGCCCCGGTGACCGGCACCGCGACGGTGTGGGTGGCCGACGGTCGCGGCCGCGAGATCCGTCGACTCGGACCCGTGCTGGAAGAGCGCACCATCGGCGAACGCCACGGCGTGGTCGTCGAATTGCCCATCCGATCCCGAGATTGGTTGGCGCGCTTGATCACCGGACTCGGTCCAGATGCCGTAGTGCTCGCACCGGAGGAACTGCGCGCGGACGTGGTGGCGCGATTGCGTTCGGTCTTCGACCACACGGAGGTCACCGCATGAGCGAGCGTAGCGAGCGTCGGACAGGCACAGCCGAGCATCGCTCGGTCATGACGGCTAGCGAGGTGCAGTCATGAGCGAGCGGACGACAGGCACAACCGAGCGCAGTCGACTTTCGGTTCGGCTCTCACGGCTGCTCAATATGATTCCCTACTTCATCGCCAATCCAGGGATCAGTGCCGCAGAGGCCGCCGCCGATCTCGGCGTGACCACCAAGCAGCTGATGAGCGATCTC
Protein-coding sequences here:
- the pafA gene encoding Pup--protein ligase codes for the protein MQRRIMGIETEFGVTCTFHGHRRLSPDEVARYLFRRVVSWGRSSNVFLRNGARLYLDVGSHPEYATAECDNLAQLVTHDRAGERVLEELLIDAEQRLAEEGIGGDIYLFKNNTDSAGNSYGCHENFLVVRAGEFSRISDVLLPFLVTRQLICGAGKVLQTPKAATFCLSQRAEHIWEGVSSATTRSRPIINTRDEPHADAEKYRRLHVIVGDSNMSETTTMLKVGTAALVLEMIEAGVSFRDFALDNPIRAIREVSHDLTGRRPVRLAGGRQASALDIQREYYARAVEHLRNRDRDPNIDQVVDLWGRTLDAVEAQDFAKVDTEVDWVIKRKLFQRYQDRYGMELSDPKIAQLDLAYHDIKRGRGVFDLLQRKGLAKRVTEDEAVDAAVDTPPQTTRAKLRGDFITAAQEAGRDFTVDWVHLKLNDQAQRTVLCKDPFRSVDERVDRLIASM
- a CDS encoding MTH1187 family thiamine-binding protein → MIIAFSVTPLGEGVDVGRAVAEAVRIVRASGLPNRTDAMFTTIEGEWDEVMAVVKDATDAILAVAPRCSLVLKADIRPGVTDAMSAKVETIERYLAEN
- a CDS encoding YafY family protein, yielding MAISKVERLMNLVIALLSTRQFLTAERIRDSVAGYEDSASDEAFSRMFERDKNELRDLGIPLEVGQVSRYSTVEGYRINRDAYELPDIDLTSEEAAAVAVAVQMWESPELAAAAEGALLKLRAAGIHVETDAAVASVPAVPARTRGSDAVLGKLLAAVDAGQAVRFEHRGAINEPYVMRDVEPWGVVTHNGRWYLVGHDRNRDAVRSFRLSRIGDDVTAYGPPNSVGKPEGVDLREIVGTVTGSAPVTGTATVWVADGRGREIRRLGPVLEERTIGERHGVVVELPIRSRDWLARLITGLGPDAVVLAPEELRADVVARLRSVFDHTEVTA